In Mobula hypostoma chromosome 12, sMobHyp1.1, whole genome shotgun sequence, one DNA window encodes the following:
- the myoc gene encoding LOW QUALITY PROTEIN: myocilin (The sequence of the model RefSeq protein was modified relative to this genomic sequence to represent the inferred CDS: inserted 1 base in 1 codon) has product MAQLQQMLEILVKSGCNASIHTSVESAPVGCTINNPXSPAPGIQTRLPADMSAVSLFALASFFLAASGQQPTFSRGLNRDGRCIYSFTVPSPVETSCSEPGEVLKTVREMQREGAAQQREVESLGQRLKVLERWVAGQEERGSQGVRNDVRSLQMEKLDLLRRLERAEQENARLRDGQCPGLRETPQDSHHIVPGGRQDFFNLSSRQKAQSRQEASSWSFENSRYQELKSDIITEIPASKLIQQSKSGTSLTTQQPPGCGMLEWVGEPVTFQKADSIAGRYGVWMKDPEPVPPHSREHIWRINTVGTDIRRLYEYQDLDQFMKGYTSKVYLLPQPVESTGGIIYRGSLFYQKRRSRSLLRFEMKTETILVQKDLPNAGYRGTFPYSWGGYTDIDFAVDELGVWVTYSTSQAHGAIVISKLDPNTLEVEQTWTTAIRKRAVANSFIICGILYTLNSYSIQNAIINFAYNTNTNSSKPLAIPFENHYRYNSMVDYNPAEKKILAWDNFNMVMYDIKLSKI; this is encoded by the exons ATGGCGCAACTTCAGCAAATGTTGGAGATACTTGTTAAG AGTGGATGCAATGCATCCATTCACACGTCAGTGGAGTCCGCCCCTGTGGGATGCACTATAAATAACC GCTCCCCAGCTCCAGGCATACAGACCCGACTGCCTGCCGATATGAGTGCCGTTTCTCTGTTCGCGCTCGCCTCCTTCTTCCTTGCAGCCTCCGGCCAGCAGCCCACATTCTCTCGCGGTTTGAACCGGGACGGGCGATGCATTTACTCCTTCACGGTGCCGAGCCCGGTCGAGACGAGCTGCTCCGAGCCCGGGGAAGTTCTGAAAACCGTGCGGGAGATGCAGAGGGAGGGGGCTGCCCAGCAGAGGGAGGTGGAGTCACTGGGACAGCGGCTGAAGGTCCTGGAGCGCTGGGTTGCCGGTCAGGAGGAGAGGGGTAGCCAAGGAGTCCGGAACGATGTCAGGAGCCTGCAGATGGAAAAGTTGGACTTGCTGCGGAGGCTGGAGCGCGCCGAACAGGAGAATGCCCGGCTCCGGGACGGCCAGTGTCCCGGCTTGCGAGAAACTCCCCAGGACTCTCACCACATCGTTCCTGGGG GGAGACAAGATTTCTTCAATTTATCTTCTCGACAGAAAGCGCAGTCTCGCCAGGAAG CGTCCAGCTGGAGCTTTGAAAATTCCAGGTACCAAGAGCTGAAATCGGACATTATTACAGAGATTCCCGCTTCCAAACTGATACAGCAGAGTAAATCTGGAACCTCACTCACAACGCAACAACCCCCAG GTTGTGGAATGTTGGAATGGGTGGGAGAACCAGTGACATTCCAGAAGGCTGACTCCATTGCAGGCAGGTATGGAGTTTGGATGAAGGATCCCGAACCTGTGCCACCTCACAGCAGGGAGCACATCTGGAGAATCAACACTGTTGGCACTGATATACGGCGGCTCTATGAATACCAAGACCTTGATCAGTTCATGAAAGGTTATACCAGCAAAGTTTACCTGTTACcacaaccagtggaaagcacagGAGGCATCATTTACAGAGGATCCTTGTTTTACCAGAAACGGAGGTCGAGGAGCTTACTGAgatttgaaatgaaaacagagaCAATTTTAGTTCAGAAGGACTTGCCTAACGCAGGTTACCGGGGAACTTTTCCATACTCCTGGGGTGGCTATACAGACATCGACTTTGCTGTGGATGAGCTAGGTGTTTGGGTCACCTATAGCACCAGTCAGGCTCATGGAGCCATTGTGATCTCCAAACTGGACCCCAACACCCTAGAAGTAGAACAGACATGGACCACAGCTATTCGCAAAAGAGCGGTTGCCAATTCTTTCattatctgtggaattctataCACTCTTAACAGTTATTCCATTCAAAATGCCATCATCAATTTTGCTTACAACACtaacacaaacagcagcaagcCACTGGCCATTCCATTTGAGAACCACTACCGATACAACAGCATGGTTGATTACAATCCAGCAGAAAAGAAGATACTGGCTTGGGACAATTTCAACATGGTTATGTATGACATTAAACTTTCCAAGATATGA